In Natranaeroarchaeum aerophilus, a single genomic region encodes these proteins:
- a CDS encoding SDR family oxidoreductase — protein sequence MGSDSDRPTADHGDPDQVALVTGASRGIGRATASRLAGEGYDVVLAARTESDLRSVADAIASEHGAETRVVPTDVTDPHAVQSLVDATVERFGRLDVAVVNAGTGERRNRPIDEIPLEEYHAVRATNVDGAFYTARAALDPLRDTDGTLVFVGSFKGKYPSTSTPIYAASKWWLRGFAHSLAGRVGPEGVAVSLINPSGVPTEFARERRDRTNAERLDPDEELAAEDVADAIVTAARQDAPAAVTELDLFQRDIYERF from the coding sequence ATGGGGAGCGATTCCGACCGCCCCACTGCCGATCATGGCGATCCCGATCAGGTCGCACTCGTTACCGGAGCCAGCCGCGGCATCGGCCGAGCCACGGCGTCCCGACTCGCTGGCGAGGGGTACGATGTCGTGCTTGCCGCAAGAACCGAGAGCGATCTTCGGAGCGTAGCAGACGCGATCGCATCCGAGCACGGAGCCGAGACGCGGGTCGTGCCGACCGACGTAACCGATCCACACGCCGTCCAGTCCCTGGTTGACGCTACCGTCGAGCGGTTCGGACGCCTTGACGTCGCCGTCGTCAATGCCGGGACAGGCGAACGGCGGAACCGGCCGATCGACGAGATCCCACTGGAGGAGTACCACGCAGTTCGGGCGACGAACGTCGATGGGGCCTTTTATACTGCGCGCGCGGCGCTCGACCCGCTCCGGGACACGGACGGTACGCTCGTCTTCGTCGGCAGTTTCAAAGGAAAGTACCCGAGCACGTCGACGCCGATCTACGCCGCCTCGAAGTGGTGGCTCCGCGGATTCGCTCACAGCCTCGCGGGACGCGTTGGTCCGGAGGGGGTCGCAGTCTCGCTGATCAATCCCTCGGGCGTCCCGACGGAGTTCGCACGCGAGCGCCGCGATCGGACCAACGCCGAGCGACTGGACCCCGACGAAGAACTCGCCGCCGAGGACGTCGCGGACGCCATCGTCACGGCTGCCAGACAGGACGCTCCGGCTGCAGTCACCGAACTCGATCTCTTCCAGCGCGACATCTATGAGCGGTTCTGA
- the thiM gene encoding hydroxyethylthiazole kinase translates to MTVDLDDALAAVAEGSPLVNAVTNNVTVNDVAQIILHWGGLPVMSDDEREVGDMVAAAQGCLLNMGTVSEEGEATMVEAGESANENDVPVVLDPVGVGATPTRDRVAERLASELDIAAIKGNYGEITALTGEDADVRGVESIGEYSDIATTAIACAQQYDTVVVASGETDVVASGERAYEVTAGHPDMGTVVGTGCMLGASVATFAGAIEDVEEAALAATVAFGLAGEAAANGAFGDVHGPGSYNVAFKDAVAGIRDTEHEPAAERVRQVLSADS, encoded by the coding sequence ATGACAGTCGACCTTGACGACGCGCTCGCCGCGGTGGCGGAGGGTTCACCGCTCGTCAACGCCGTCACGAACAACGTCACCGTCAACGACGTCGCCCAGATAATTCTGCACTGGGGCGGGCTGCCGGTGATGTCCGACGACGAACGGGAGGTCGGCGACATGGTCGCCGCCGCCCAGGGCTGCCTGCTCAACATGGGAACCGTCAGCGAGGAAGGGGAAGCGACGATGGTCGAGGCGGGCGAGTCCGCGAACGAGAACGATGTCCCAGTCGTTCTCGACCCAGTCGGTGTCGGTGCGACCCCGACTCGCGACCGGGTCGCCGAGCGACTTGCGAGCGAACTGGACATCGCCGCGATCAAGGGTAACTACGGCGAGATCACAGCTCTCACAGGCGAGGACGCCGACGTTCGCGGTGTCGAATCCATCGGCGAGTACAGTGACATCGCGACAACCGCAATCGCCTGCGCCCAGCAGTACGATACCGTCGTCGTCGCGTCGGGCGAAACGGATGTCGTCGCGAGCGGAGAGCGGGCCTACGAGGTTACAGCAGGCCATCCCGACATGGGGACGGTCGTCGGCACTGGCTGTATGCTCGGAGCGTCCGTAGCGACGTTTGCGGGGGCAATCGAAGACGTCGAGGAGGCGGCGCTGGCCGCAACCGTCGCGTTCGGACTGGCCGGGGAGGCCGCCGCGAACGGCGCGTTCGGCGATGTACACGGCCCCGGAAGCTACAACGTCGCGTTCAAAGACGCCGTCGCTGGCATTCGTGACACCGAGCACGAACCGGCGGCCGAACGCGTGAGGCAGGTACTGTCCGCGGATAGCTGA
- the thiE gene encoding thiamine phosphate synthase has product MSVTLDTYLVTQEDLSAGRTTTEIVDAAIAGGIDIVQVREKHRSAADQLAITRELREPTADAGVALVVNDRVDVAVAAEADGVHLGDDDLPVAPARDQLGEDAIIGRSVSTVAAAATAEENGADYLGVGAVYATSSKDVDADEQAIGLDTLTEIAEAVDIPIVGIGGVTPGRAADVVEAGADGVAVISAITAADDPEDATRALAEAVRSGKRRRADDPAVEGSA; this is encoded by the coding sequence ATGAGCGTCACCCTCGACACCTATCTCGTGACACAGGAAGACCTCTCGGCGGGCCGAACTACGACCGAGATCGTCGATGCTGCAATCGCTGGCGGCATTGATATCGTGCAGGTCCGGGAGAAACACCGGAGCGCGGCCGATCAGCTCGCGATTACCCGAGAGCTCCGCGAACCAACTGCCGACGCAGGCGTGGCGCTCGTCGTCAACGATCGGGTTGACGTGGCGGTCGCCGCAGAGGCTGACGGCGTCCACCTCGGCGATGACGACCTCCCTGTAGCCCCAGCCCGCGACCAGCTAGGCGAGGACGCGATTATCGGTCGCTCCGTCTCGACAGTCGCCGCCGCCGCAACAGCCGAAGAGAACGGCGCGGACTACCTCGGCGTCGGCGCAGTCTACGCGACGAGTTCCAAGGACGTCGACGCGGACGAGCAGGCGATCGGCCTCGACACACTCACGGAAATCGCCGAGGCAGTCGATATCCCGATCGTCGGTATCGGCGGCGTCACGCCCGGTCGCGCAGCAGATGTGGTCGAGGCCGGGGCCGACGGCGTCGCCGTCATCTCGGCGATCACCGCGGCTGACGATCCGGAGGATGCGACGCGAGCGCTCGCGGAGGCCGTACGGAGCGGGAAACGTCGGCGTGCTGACGACCCAGCCGTGGAGGGGTCGGCATGA
- a CDS encoding DUF4870 domain-containing protein gives MSSGPDSIDGPDDTTGDEAFRHDVSGEERTWGVVVHAVAFIGFFIPLGNILGPLVVWAIKKDEGPFVDENGKQAVNFQITWTLLLIGAALSILLLVGLVLFPVLMIAYFILIIIAIIQASNDQVYEYPLTLDLVS, from the coding sequence ATGAGTTCAGGCCCGGACAGCATAGACGGTCCCGATGATACCACCGGGGATGAAGCATTCAGGCACGACGTAAGTGGTGAAGAGCGGACATGGGGCGTCGTCGTTCATGCGGTGGCGTTCATCGGCTTTTTCATCCCACTAGGAAACATTCTTGGGCCACTTGTCGTGTGGGCAATCAAAAAAGATGAAGGCCCGTTCGTCGACGAAAACGGCAAGCAAGCGGTGAACTTCCAGATAACGTGGACGCTGTTGTTGATTGGCGCTGCACTTTCGATCCTACTGCTTGTCGGACTCGTTCTCTTCCCAGTATTGATGATCGCGTATTTTATCCTGATTATCATCGCGATCATCCAGGCGAGCAATGATCAAGTGTACGAGTACCCGCTTACGCTTGATCTCGTTTCTTGA
- a CDS encoding FAD-dependent oxidoreductase, with amino-acid sequence MTNIAIVGGGPAGLSAALFVRKNGLDAVVFDTDETWMHKAHLFNYLGIGSVGGSEFMATARQQVDDFGVDRRQGEEVTDVSENGDGFTVTTEEDEIQADYVVLATGANRDLAAELGCEFDDDGTVAVDITMETSVEDAYATGAMPRAEEWQAAISVGDGAAAALNILSKEKGEHYHDFDVPADAEAVFSGMSDE; translated from the coding sequence ATGACGAACATAGCAATCGTCGGCGGTGGACCAGCGGGACTCAGCGCAGCCCTGTTCGTACGAAAAAACGGACTGGACGCAGTCGTCTTCGATACGGACGAGACGTGGATGCACAAGGCACATCTGTTCAACTACCTCGGTATCGGCTCGGTCGGCGGGAGCGAGTTCATGGCGACGGCCCGACAACAGGTTGACGACTTCGGCGTCGACCGCCGGCAGGGCGAAGAAGTGACAGACGTCTCCGAGAACGGGGACGGTTTCACTGTAACGACCGAAGAGGATGAGATTCAGGCGGACTACGTCGTGCTTGCGACCGGAGCCAACCGCGACCTGGCAGCGGAGCTCGGTTGCGAATTCGACGACGACGGGACAGTTGCAGTCGACATTACGATGGAAACCAGCGTCGAGGACGCCTATGCGACCGGCGCGATGCCCCGCGCCGAGGAGTGGCAAGCGGCGATCTCGGTCGGTGATGGCGCAGCGGCGGCGCTCAATATCCTGTCGAAGGAGAAAGGCGAGCACTACCACGACTTCGACGTACCGGCGGATGCGGAGGCAGTGTTCAGCGGTATGAGCGACGAGTAG